A single genomic interval of Fibrobacter sp. UWB13 harbors:
- a CDS encoding PTS sugar transporter subunit IIA, translating into MALIYTRIYAQPVEFNRALGYAYDALVKSPYPFDAMSTWKGLSERVAQGIYMGQGLLLPHTRVPGLKEPLMAFVVAREGITGIKTRNDEKAQFMCVLLSPAESAMAHTVTIANVAKRLLDPEWKEKVLAATDEEELKKMF; encoded by the coding sequence ATGGCTCTCATCTATACGCGTATTTACGCGCAGCCTGTGGAGTTCAATCGTGCTTTGGGTTACGCTTATGACGCGCTTGTGAAAAGTCCTTATCCGTTCGACGCCATGTCGACATGGAAAGGGCTTTCTGAGCGTGTGGCTCAGGGCATTTATATGGGGCAGGGACTTTTGCTCCCGCATACGCGCGTTCCTGGTTTGAAGGAACCGCTGATGGCTTTTGTCGTCGCCCGTGAAGGTATTACGGGGATTAAAACTCGTAATGACGAGAAGGCGCAATTTATGTGCGTGCTTCTCTCTCCGGCGGAATCGGCAATGGCGCATACGGTTACGATTGCTAATGTGGCAAAGCGCTTGCTCGACCCCGAATGGAAAGAAAAAGTCCTCGCCGCCACCGACGAGGAAGAGTTGAAAAAGATGTTTTAA
- a CDS encoding MauE/DoxX family redox-associated membrane protein, which produces MIACFEKENLKKTIIAGILLLVATFFVTVGVAEISFPETILTFTDQEWLLDIWPKAYRYNIHVGVGAIVLACALIFPAIKIQKDFAIRALETLCRVGIGGMFIFASIFKIQDPHQFATLVAQYQFFSALHLDFVNNFFALVYPQFEFWFGLAMIVSPFVRESAFAIFWMFVSFIIALAWALWNDLGITCGCFELEGAQDKAEAWTSLIRDLILIWPTLWLAFRKNKSIIGIWKKDKEVK; this is translated from the coding sequence ATGATTGCATGTTTTGAAAAAGAAAATCTCAAGAAGACCATTATCGCGGGCATTCTCCTTCTCGTAGCAACATTCTTCGTGACCGTTGGCGTTGCCGAAATCAGCTTCCCCGAAACGATTCTCACGTTCACCGACCAAGAATGGCTCCTCGACATTTGGCCGAAGGCATACCGCTACAACATCCACGTTGGCGTTGGCGCAATCGTTCTCGCTTGTGCGCTCATCTTCCCGGCCATCAAGATTCAAAAGGACTTTGCCATCCGCGCTCTTGAAACGCTTTGCCGCGTAGGCATTGGTGGCATGTTCATTTTCGCCTCCATTTTCAAGATCCAGGACCCGCATCAGTTTGCAACGCTCGTTGCGCAGTACCAGTTTTTCTCGGCATTGCACCTCGACTTCGTGAACAATTTCTTTGCGCTCGTGTACCCGCAATTTGAATTCTGGTTCGGGCTTGCGATGATCGTGTCGCCGTTTGTCCGCGAATCGGCATTTGCGATTTTCTGGATGTTCGTAAGTTTCATCATCGCACTCGCCTGGGCTCTTTGGAACGACCTCGGCATCACTTGCGGTTGCTTTGAACTCGAAGGCGCACAGGATAAGGCAGAAGCCTGGACTAGCCTCATCCGTGACCTCATCCTCATTTGGCCGACGCTCTGGCTCGCCTTCCGCAAAAACAAGAGCATCATCGGCATCTGGAAAAAAGACAAGGAAGTGAAGTAA
- the metG gene encoding methionine--tRNA ligase, whose protein sequence is MKNFYVTTPIYYVNDAPHIGHSYTTVLADILTRFHKIIGYQTFFLTGTDEHGQKVQRAAAKRNVTPQEHVDEYYHRFEDLWKKMNIQNDFFIRTTMPEHKAFVQECLQKLWDKGEIYSKEYEGWYSVGEERFFSEDELDENKCDPISHRPVEWLKEKNYFFKMSAYQQKLIDFLESHKDWIVPDYRWNEIRGFLRQPLNDLCISRPKIRLSWGIPLPFDPDYVTYVWFDALLNYVSASTAFHKTYADGTPIWPASYHLIGKDILTTHSVYWPTMLMALDIPLPQHILAHGWWLVNGGEKMSKSAGNVVNPMDYMEKYGIDAFRYFLAREMVVGQDANFTHEGFVRRINSDLANDLGNVLNRVHRLVLTNFGGVLPAPNALDDAANEVITIANRVRTNVMEWVPQVKLSQVVEEIMTLVRSINRYLEIKAPWKLAKDESKKDELATVLYISAEAVRLSLSMLWPVIPGKSEEGLAMIGSKFTDQNDLVWGILKGGEKFGEGKPLFPRIEEEVKKAEPQQAKPKQNKPLMAADVPAAMDLRVAQIKEVADHPDASSLYVLKVDAGEGELRTICSGLKSSYQANELQDRKILLFANLKPSALRGIMSQGMLFAGDLEPETHKCRLVSVPEDAKPGDRALFKGVAPSEPRELKVKDFEKIALTAKGGAVFCDALALEVNGKPVTCDVADGAGIH, encoded by the coding sequence ATGAAGAATTTTTACGTTACAACCCCAATTTATTATGTAAATGATGCCCCGCATATCGGGCATTCCTACACGACCGTTCTCGCAGATATCCTTACCCGTTTCCACAAGATCATCGGCTACCAGACATTCTTCTTGACCGGTACCGACGAACACGGTCAGAAGGTGCAGCGCGCCGCTGCCAAGCGCAACGTGACTCCGCAGGAACACGTGGACGAATACTACCACCGCTTCGAAGACCTCTGGAAGAAGATGAACATCCAGAACGACTTCTTCATCCGCACGACGATGCCGGAACACAAGGCATTTGTGCAGGAATGTTTGCAGAAACTCTGGGACAAGGGTGAAATTTACTCGAAGGAATACGAAGGCTGGTACTCCGTTGGCGAAGAACGCTTCTTCAGCGAAGACGAACTCGACGAAAACAAGTGCGACCCGATCAGCCACCGCCCGGTGGAATGGCTCAAGGAAAAGAATTACTTCTTCAAGATGAGCGCCTACCAGCAGAAGTTGATTGACTTCTTGGAAAGCCACAAGGACTGGATTGTGCCGGACTACCGCTGGAACGAAATCCGAGGATTCCTCCGCCAGCCGCTGAACGACCTCTGCATCAGCCGTCCGAAGATCCGCCTCAGCTGGGGCATTCCGCTGCCGTTCGACCCGGACTACGTGACTTACGTCTGGTTTGACGCTCTCCTCAACTATGTGAGCGCCTCCACCGCCTTCCACAAGACTTATGCTGATGGCACTCCGATTTGGCCCGCCTCTTACCACCTCATCGGTAAGGACATTTTGACAACTCATAGCGTCTATTGGCCGACCATGCTCATGGCTCTCGACATTCCGCTCCCGCAGCACATCCTCGCCCACGGCTGGTGGCTCGTGAACGGTGGCGAAAAGATGAGCAAGTCCGCAGGCAACGTCGTGAACCCGATGGACTACATGGAAAAGTACGGCATCGACGCCTTCCGCTACTTCCTCGCTCGAGAAATGGTTGTCGGTCAAGACGCGAACTTCACGCACGAAGGCTTTGTCCGCCGCATCAACAGCGACCTTGCTAACGATCTCGGTAACGTTTTGAACCGCGTCCACCGCTTGGTGCTCACGAACTTCGGTGGCGTACTCCCGGCTCCGAACGCTCTCGATGATGCCGCAAACGAAGTGATTACGATTGCAAACCGCGTCCGCACAAACGTGATGGAATGGGTTCCGCAGGTCAAGCTTTCCCAGGTCGTCGAAGAAATCATGACGCTCGTCCGCAGCATCAACCGCTACCTCGAAATCAAGGCTCCGTGGAAACTCGCCAAGGACGAATCCAAGAAGGACGAACTCGCAACCGTGCTTTACATTTCTGCTGAAGCCGTGCGTCTCTCGCTCAGCATGCTCTGGCCGGTCATCCCGGGCAAGAGCGAAGAAGGTCTCGCCATGATCGGCAGCAAGTTCACCGACCAGAACGACCTCGTGTGGGGCATCCTCAAGGGTGGCGAAAAGTTCGGCGAAGGCAAGCCGCTCTTCCCGCGTATCGAAGAAGAAGTCAAGAAGGCTGAACCGCAGCAGGCCAAGCCGAAGCAGAACAAGCCGCTTATGGCAGCAGACGTTCCGGCCGCTATGGACCTCCGTGTTGCACAAATTAAGGAAGTCGCCGACCATCCGGACGCAAGCAGCTTGTACGTACTCAAGGTCGATGCAGGCGAAGGCGAACTCCGCACGATTTGCAGTGGCCTTAAGAGCAGCTACCAGGCAAACGAACTCCAGGACCGCAAGATTCTCTTGTTCGCAAACTTGAAGCCGAGCGCCCTCCGTGGCATCATGAGCCAGGGTATGCTCTTTGCAGGCGACCTCGAACCGGAAACGCACAAGTGCAGACTCGTGAGCGTCCCGGAAGATGCAAAGCCGGGTGACCGCGCTTTGTTCAAGGGTGTTGCTCCGAGCGAACCGCGCGAGCTCAAGGTCAAGGACTTCGAAAAGATTGCTCTCACCGCAAAGGGTGGCGCTGTGTTCTGTGACGCGCTCGCTCTTGAAGTGAACGGCAAGCCGGTGACTTGCGACGTCGCTGACGGCGCTGGGATACACTAG
- a CDS encoding BspA family leucine-rich repeat surface protein has translation MLSSPHTSIIARDRDHLEQLIKKAIEKDGPNCDLNFIDVSNITDMSGLFSRFSFFNNEFHKFNGDISKWDVSNVKRMDGMFFESVFNGDISKWNVSNVQDMHSMFIESLFNGDISNWNVSNVKDMHSMFAESQFNGDISKWNVSNVEYMYSMFCNSPFNGDISKWNVSKVKNMHSMFAGSKFNGDISNWDVSHVKDMNGMFECSEFKGDISKWETERLLDLHGMFRDSEFEKSGKAKEWLDRVYPLMIESSTDFDGHVTALNREHLLNLIEASMWLHGPNCDLNFIDTSNVTVMDELFYGSPFNGDISKWDVSKVNSMYSMFTNSHFSGDISNWNVSKVKCMYDMFEGSALEKLGKIPKWYDESLI, from the coding sequence ATGCTCTCATCCCCCCACACCTCAATCATCGCCCGCGACCGCGATCACCTAGAACAACTAATCAAAAAAGCCATCGAAAAAGATGGTCCCAATTGCGATTTGAACTTTATTGACGTATCCAACATAACGGATATGTCAGGATTGTTCAGTAGATTTAGCTTTTTCAACAATGAGTTTCATAAATTCAACGGCGACATCAGCAAATGGGATGTATCCAATGTCAAACGCATGGACGGCATGTTCTTTGAATCCGTATTCAATGGCGATATAAGCAAGTGGAATGTATCAAATGTCCAAGATATGCATTCCATGTTTATCGAATCCCTGTTCAACGGAGACATTAGTAACTGGAACGTTTCCAATGTCAAAGACATGCATTCCATGTTCGCTGAATCGCAATTCAATGGCGATATAAGCAAGTGGAATGTGTCCAATGTCGAATACATGTATTCCATGTTCTGCAATAGCCCTTTCAATGGCGATATCAGCAAATGGAACGTATCCAAAGTCAAAAACATGCACAGCATGTTCGCCGGATCCAAGTTCAATGGCGACATCAGTAACTGGGACGTTTCCCATGTGAAAGATATGAACGGCATGTTCGAATGTTCAGAATTCAAAGGAGACATCAGCAAGTGGGAAACAGAACGTTTGCTAGACCTCCACGGAATGTTCCGCGATTCTGAATTTGAAAAATCAGGGAAAGCAAAAGAGTGGCTCGATCGAGTTTATCCGCTCATGATCGAAAGCTCTACCGATTTCGATGGTCACGTTACCGCGTTGAACCGCGAACATCTGCTCAATTTAATCGAGGCTTCAATGTGGTTGCATGGTCCAAATTGCGACTTGAACTTTATCGACACATCCAATGTAACAGTGATGGACGAGTTGTTCTATGGCTCTCCGTTTAACGGCGATATCAGCAAATGGGATGTATCCAAAGTGAATTCAATGTACTCCATGTTCACAAATTCTCATTTCTCTGGAGACATCAGTAATTGGAACGTCTCAAAAGTGAAATGCATGTACGACATGTTTGAAGGTTCTGCACTCGAAAAACTCGGCAAAATTCCCAAGTGGTATGACGAATCGTTGATTTAG
- a CDS encoding BspA family leucine-rich repeat surface protein, protein MATKKTEEKVVAKDKEHLKKLIEDSIKEKGINCNLNFIDVSNITDMCWLFHSSEFNGDISKWDVSNVTNMSYMFDESQFNGDISKWDVSNVTNMSYMFDESQFNGDISKWDVSNVTNMSYMFDESQFNGDISKWDVSNVTNMSYMFAGSQFNGDISNWNVSNVTNMSYMFAGSQFNGDISNWNVSNVTNMSNMFTDSQFNGDISNWNVSNVTDMSFMFEAGKNFMFGRSQFNGNISNWDVSNVTNMSFMFGRSQFNGDISNWDVSKVTNMQGMFAESIFNGDISNWNVSNVTDMDYMFARSQFNGDISKWDVSKVKNKKVIFSDSLLEKSDNLPKGVSKSKNASQKKPSTKKPENLFMLNTITMSDAQIKKFNSIYNEKNIPEIFGKKGAALNKILSGKTTFKTAKTPPIEVYKDMAEKGLEFNIHWEGTEFTELESWGVGNGNAKGGNFWYCIDFNETRAKFLEDYDQDWNPQSSEFVKHMDEYGNNCEIKKFQVVVHGDSQQKIFALPVKKLLEPNKSTEKGLVIFKIPYYLEGNYDSAGRSCKDFSDNLRCTSKDSKKELYLLDKKGQKIKSILDFDHSEPDKNGDVYYPVPASDFEKKSKNKTLTQEAIAKWKKLLGMK, encoded by the coding sequence ATGGCAACAAAAAAGACCGAAGAAAAAGTCGTCGCAAAAGACAAAGAGCATCTAAAAAAATTGATTGAAGACTCCATAAAAGAAAAAGGTATTAATTGCAATCTCAATTTCATCGATGTTTCTAACATAACAGACATGTGTTGGTTATTTCATTCATCGGAATTTAACGGAGACATCAGCAAGTGGGACGTGTCTAACGTGACCAACATGAGCTACATGTTCGATGAATCTCAATTCAACGGCGATATCAGCAAATGGGACGTGTCTAACGTGACCAACATGAGCTACATGTTCGATGAATCTCAATTCAACGGCGATATCAGCAAATGGGACGTGTCTAACGTGACCAACATGAGCTACATGTTCGATGAATCTCAATTCAACGGCGATATCAGCAAATGGGACGTGTCTAACGTGACCAACATGAGCTACATGTTCGCAGGTTCTCAATTCAACGGCGACATCAGCAACTGGAACGTGTCTAACGTGACCAACATGAGCTACATGTTCGCAGGTTCTCAATTCAACGGCGACATCAGCAACTGGAACGTGTCTAACGTGACCAACATGAGCAACATGTTCACTGATTCGCAATTCAACGGCGACATCAGCAACTGGAACGTGTCTAACGTGACCGACATGAGTTTCATGTTCGAAGCCGGCAAGAATTTCATGTTCGGACGATCTCAATTCAACGGCAACATCAGCAACTGGGACGTGTCTAACGTGACCAACATGAGTTTCATGTTCGGACGATCTCAATTCAACGGCGACATCAGCAACTGGGACGTATCAAAAGTCACAAACATGCAAGGAATGTTTGCTGAATCTATATTCAACGGCGACATCAGCAACTGGAACGTGTCTAACGTGACCGACATGGACTACATGTTCGCACGTTCTCAATTCAACGGTGACATCAGCAAGTGGGATGTTTCAAAAGTAAAAAACAAGAAGGTCATTTTCAGTGATTCTTTGCTTGAAAAAAGCGATAACCTTCCCAAAGGGGTCTCTAAAAGCAAGAATGCATCACAAAAAAAGCCATCCACAAAAAAGCCCGAAAACTTGTTTATGTTGAATACAATCACCATGAGCGATGCTCAAATCAAAAAATTCAACAGCATCTATAATGAAAAAAACATTCCTGAAATTTTTGGCAAAAAAGGTGCTGCATTAAACAAAATTTTAAGTGGAAAAACAACATTCAAAACAGCTAAAACACCGCCAATCGAAGTCTATAAAGATATGGCAGAAAAGGGTCTTGAATTCAACATCCACTGGGAAGGCACAGAATTTACAGAACTCGAATCTTGGGGTGTCGGCAACGGCAATGCAAAAGGCGGAAATTTCTGGTATTGCATAGACTTTAACGAAACTAGAGCAAAATTCTTAGAAGATTACGACCAAGATTGGAATCCTCAATCTAGTGAATTTGTAAAGCACATGGACGAATATGGCAACAACTGCGAAATCAAAAAATTCCAAGTTGTAGTCCATGGCGATAGCCAGCAAAAAATTTTCGCGTTGCCCGTCAAAAAATTGCTTGAACCAAACAAAAGCACAGAAAAAGGACTCGTTATTTTCAAAATTCCTTATTATTTGGAAGGCAACTACGATTCCGCAGGTCGCAGTTGCAAAGATTTTAGCGACAACCTTCGTTGCACATCCAAAGACAGCAAAAAAGAACTTTACCTTTTGGATAAAAAAGGACAGAAAATCAAAAGCATCCTCGACTTTGACCATAGCGAACCAGATAAAAACGGTGATGTCTATTATCCTGTTCCAGCAAGCGATTTTGAAAAGAAATCCAAGAACAAAACACTCACCCAAGAAGCAATTGCTAAGTGGAAAAAACTGTTGGGCATGAAGTAA
- a CDS encoding nitroreductase family protein, producing the protein MSFIELARNRFSCRAFSEKEVEPEKLMQVLEAGRIAPTAVNGQPVFIKVLQSPEALKKIRGITRMAYNAPVVLMVCYDDNKVYSPTTYMDDFKSGIMDSSIVTTSMMMQATDLGLATLWARGFNASHIEHEFGFPENIKLACLLDVGYADPQNGVPSPRHDVRKPMSEFAEKL; encoded by the coding sequence ATGTCATTTATTGAATTGGCCAGAAATCGTTTTAGTTGCCGTGCTTTTAGCGAAAAAGAAGTTGAACCCGAAAAACTGATGCAGGTTCTCGAAGCGGGCCGTATCGCTCCGACGGCGGTAAACGGTCAACCGGTGTTTATCAAGGTTCTCCAGTCTCCCGAAGCGCTCAAGAAGATTCGTGGCATCACGCGCATGGCGTATAACGCTCCTGTGGTGCTTATGGTCTGTTATGACGACAATAAGGTCTACTCTCCGACGACCTACATGGACGATTTCAAAAGTGGCATTATGGATTCTAGCATCGTCACGACTTCGATGATGATGCAGGCGACAGACCTTGGGCTTGCAACGCTTTGGGCTCGCGGTTTCAATGCTTCTCACATTGAACATGAATTTGGCTTCCCGGAAAACATCAAGCTTGCTTGCCTTTTGGACGTTGGCTATGCCGACCCGCAGAACGGTGTGCCGTCACCTCGTCATGACGTGCGCAAGCCGATGAGTGAATTTGCCGAAAAGCTTTAA
- a CDS encoding bifunctional UDP-sugar hydrolase/5'-nucleotidase — protein MNKLKYLLPLVVFGVFSCSGKQPQVEGRSNALASPRSIVVVYENDVHCNMDGYAKFAGLRDAIADTADVLTVSSGDFLQGGAMGSISRGGYVVALMNAVGYDVVTLGNHEFDYKIPRLMELSDSLNAAIVCANLVQKGTLTPLFKPYVLKQIGAKKIAFVGVLTPQTLVGEAYAFTDESLKTLYDIPTKEIFNLVQSAVDDARKAGADYVILLSHLGLVPPVSSVEVVQKTMGINAVLDGHSHSVVVEEFIANANGDSVLVSQTGTKFQNVGVLDITRNGKFHSRLIPMDSVVAENQKVAAAHDSLRSLTAADLQKVVSNTKFDLTINGDDGKRLVRKGETNLGDLAADAMRFSVGAQIGIENGGSVRVTIPAGAVKYQDILNVMPFANGMCLIRATGRQIKEALAQGASKLPEESGGFLQVSGLRYTVVVDTKNGGDAARVRVENVQVETENGLVAIDEEALYTVGLSSYVAYEGGEITAFRGSEIIMDKVMTDDEAMVKFLKSLGDDIPEAYRKPQGRIAVKYDR, from the coding sequence ATGAATAAGCTAAAGTACTTGTTGCCTTTGGTTGTTTTTGGCGTATTTTCTTGTTCAGGGAAACAGCCTCAAGTTGAAGGGCGTTCGAATGCTTTGGCTTCGCCTCGGAGCATCGTAGTTGTTTACGAAAACGATGTTCATTGCAATATGGATGGCTATGCAAAATTTGCGGGTCTTCGCGATGCGATTGCGGATACGGCGGATGTCTTGACGGTTTCGTCCGGCGATTTCTTGCAGGGCGGAGCGATGGGGAGCATTTCTCGTGGCGGCTATGTTGTAGCGCTCATGAATGCTGTCGGTTACGATGTCGTGACGCTTGGTAACCATGAATTTGATTATAAGATTCCTCGCTTGATGGAACTTTCTGATTCCTTGAACGCAGCAATTGTTTGTGCGAACCTTGTGCAGAAAGGAACTTTGACGCCGCTGTTTAAGCCCTACGTTTTAAAGCAGATTGGCGCAAAAAAAATTGCATTTGTCGGAGTGCTGACACCGCAAACTTTAGTGGGGGAGGCTTACGCGTTTACGGATGAATCGCTAAAGACTTTGTACGATATTCCTACAAAGGAAATTTTCAATTTAGTGCAGTCGGCGGTTGATGATGCGCGTAAAGCAGGCGCAGATTACGTGATTTTGCTTTCGCACTTGGGGCTTGTGCCACCGGTGAGTTCTGTTGAAGTTGTTCAGAAAACGATGGGGATAAACGCTGTGTTGGACGGGCATTCGCATAGTGTTGTTGTCGAAGAGTTTATTGCAAACGCCAATGGCGACAGCGTTCTTGTTTCGCAGACGGGAACGAAATTCCAGAATGTCGGGGTGCTGGATATTACTCGCAATGGGAAATTCCACTCTCGGTTGATTCCGATGGATAGCGTCGTTGCAGAGAACCAGAAAGTCGCAGCAGCACACGATAGCTTGCGTTCTTTGACAGCCGCCGATTTACAGAAGGTTGTCTCGAATACGAAATTTGATTTGACAATCAATGGCGATGACGGAAAACGTTTGGTTCGCAAGGGCGAAACGAACTTGGGCGATTTGGCGGCGGATGCCATGCGCTTTTCAGTAGGGGCGCAAATTGGAATTGAAAATGGCGGGAGTGTCCGCGTGACGATTCCTGCGGGCGCAGTGAAATATCAAGACATTCTGAATGTGATGCCATTTGCAAACGGCATGTGCTTGATTCGTGCAACCGGGCGTCAGATCAAGGAGGCGCTTGCTCAAGGAGCTTCGAAATTGCCTGAGGAATCCGGCGGATTCTTGCAAGTTTCGGGACTCCGCTATACGGTTGTCGTTGATACGAAAAATGGTGGTGATGCGGCGCGAGTACGCGTTGAAAATGTGCAGGTAGAAACCGAGAACGGCTTAGTCGCTATTGACGAGGAGGCTTTATATACGGTCGGATTGTCATCTTATGTGGCGTATGAGGGCGGTGAAATTACAGCCTTCCGCGGAAGTGAAATCATTATGGATAAGGTGATGACCGATGATGAAGCGATGGTGAAATTCTTGAAAAGCTTGGGCGACGATATCCCTGAAGCTTATCGAAAACCACAGGGGCGGATTGCGGTGAAATATGATAGGTAG